In Rhodanobacter denitrificans, a single window of DNA contains:
- the infC gene encoding translation initiation factor IF-3: MATTDNKGNRRNLEIRVPRVRVIGADSEQLGILSRDEALSLAQEAGMDLVEIQPNGDPPVCRIMDYGKFKFEAQKKAQAAKKKQKQVEIKEVKFRPVTDVGDYQIKLRNMLRFLEEGDKVKVTIRFRGREMSHQDLGQNLAKKIQEDVGDNGQVESFPRLEGRQMVMMIGPKKK; encoded by the coding sequence ATCGCTACCACCGACAACAAGGGCAATCGTCGCAACCTGGAAATCCGCGTGCCGCGAGTGCGCGTGATTGGCGCCGACTCGGAACAGCTGGGCATCCTCAGCCGTGACGAGGCGCTGAGCCTGGCGCAGGAAGCAGGCATGGATCTGGTCGAGATCCAGCCGAACGGCGACCCCCCGGTCTGCCGCATCATGGATTACGGCAAGTTCAAGTTCGAAGCCCAGAAGAAGGCGCAGGCCGCCAAGAAGAAGCAGAAACAGGTCGAGATCAAGGAAGTGAAGTTCCGTCCGGTGACGGACGTGGGCGACTACCAGATCAAGCTGCGCAACATGCTCCGCTTCCTGGAAGAGGGCGACAAGGTCAAGGTCACCATCCGTTTCCGCGGCCGCGAGATGTCGCACCAGGACCTGGGCCAAAACCTGGCCAAGAAGATCCAGGAAGACGTCGGCGACAACGGCCAGGTCGAGTCCTTCCCGCGGCTGGAAGGGCGCCAGATGGTCATGATGATCGGCCCGAAGAAGAAGTAA
- the rpmI gene encoding 50S ribosomal protein L35, whose translation MPKIKTNRAAAKRFRKTASGKIKCGHAFKSHILTKKSTKQKRGLRAPNHLKACDAPGVARMLPYL comes from the coding sequence ATGCCCAAGATCAAGACCAACCGAGCGGCTGCGAAGCGTTTTCGCAAGACCGCGTCGGGCAAGATCAAGTGCGGCCACGCATTCAAGTCGCACATCCTGACCAAGAAGTCGACCAAGCAGAAGCGTGGTCTCCGTGCCCCGAACCACCTCAAGGCGTGTGATGCGCCCGGCGTGGCTCGCATGCTGCCGTACTTGTGA
- the rplT gene encoding 50S ribosomal protein L20: MARVKRGVTARRRHKKIIGRAKGYYNARRKVFRVANQAVVKAGQYAYIGRKQRKRQFRALWIVRINAAARMFGLSYSRLINGLSKAGITVDRKVLADIAVHDIKAFGAIADKAKAALAA, encoded by the coding sequence ATGGCTCGTGTAAAGCGTGGTGTCACCGCACGTCGTCGTCACAAGAAAATCATCGGCCGCGCCAAGGGCTATTACAACGCCCGCCGCAAGGTCTTCCGCGTTGCCAACCAGGCCGTGGTCAAGGCCGGCCAGTACGCGTACATCGGCCGCAAGCAGCGCAAGCGCCAGTTCCGTGCACTGTGGATCGTGCGCATCAACGCTGCTGCGCGCATGTTCGGCCTGTCCTACAGCCGCCTGATCAATGGCCTCTCCAAGGCCGGCATCACGGTCGACCGCAAGGTTCTCGCTGATATCGCCGTGCACGACATCAAGGCGTTTGGGGCCATTGCTGACAAGGCGAAGGCTGCCCTGGCTGCTTGA
- the pheS gene encoding phenylalanine--tRNA ligase subunit alpha, which yields MDDLERQAAQALADIDKADTLEALDALRVALLGKSGVVTAALKTLGALAPEERKARGAEVNKVKDCLADALAVRKQLLEQAELDRRLASESIDISLPGRDGERGGIHPVTRALERIASIFARLGYQRADGPEIEDDWHNFEALNFPPHHPARAMHDTFYFGDGRLLRTHTSPVQIRSMAGRQPPIRIIAPGKVYRSDSDQTHSPMFHQIEGLLVDETSSFADLKGTLAEFIRAFFERDFEMRFRPSYFPFTEPSAEVDIRWDAEDGSTRWLEVLGCGMVHPNVLKNCGIDPERYTGFAFGLGVERFAMLRYGVSDLRAFFENDLRFLRQFA from the coding sequence ATGGATGATTTGGAACGCCAGGCCGCGCAGGCGCTGGCCGATATCGACAAGGCCGACACGCTGGAGGCGCTCGACGCGCTGCGCGTCGCACTGCTGGGCAAGAGCGGCGTCGTCACCGCTGCACTGAAGACGCTGGGTGCACTGGCGCCGGAGGAGCGCAAGGCGCGCGGCGCCGAGGTGAACAAGGTGAAGGACTGCCTTGCCGACGCGCTGGCGGTGCGCAAGCAGTTGCTGGAGCAGGCCGAGCTGGATCGCCGGCTCGCGTCCGAATCCATCGACATCTCGCTGCCCGGCCGCGACGGCGAGCGCGGCGGCATCCACCCGGTCACCCGTGCGCTGGAACGCATCGCATCGATCTTCGCGCGGCTCGGCTACCAGCGTGCCGATGGCCCGGAGATCGAGGACGACTGGCACAACTTCGAGGCGCTGAACTTCCCGCCGCACCATCCGGCGCGCGCCATGCACGACACCTTCTACTTCGGTGACGGTCGCCTGCTGCGCACGCATACGTCACCGGTGCAGATCCGCAGCATGGCCGGGCGCCAGCCGCCGATCCGCATCATCGCGCCGGGCAAGGTCTACCGCAGCGATTCGGACCAGACCCACTCGCCGATGTTCCACCAGATCGAAGGCCTGCTGGTCGACGAGACCTCCAGCTTCGCCGACCTGAAAGGCACGCTGGCCGAGTTCATCCGCGCGTTCTTCGAGCGCGACTTCGAGATGCGCTTCCGCCCCAGCTACTTCCCGTTCACCGAACCTTCGGCCGAAGTGGATATCCGCTGGGATGCCGAAGATGGTTCGACGCGCTGGCTCGAAGTACTGGGCTGCGGCATGGTCCATCCGAACGTGCTGAAGAACTGCGGCATCGACCCGGAACGCTACACCGGTTTCGCCTTCGGCCTCGGTGTCGAACGCTTCGCGATGCTGCGCTACGGCGTGTCCGACCTGCGCGCGTTCTTCGAGAACGACCTGCGTTTCCTCAGGCAGTTTGCCTGA
- the pheT gene encoding phenylalanine--tRNA ligase subunit beta: MKFSENWLRELVEIQADRAELAHALTMAGLEVEELTPLGDGLAGVVVARIVAAEKHPEADRLQVCKVDAGQGEPLQIVCGAPNARVGINVPLATIGATLPGGIRIKAARLRGVESFGMLCSAKELGIDTDASGLLELPTDAPVGQPLAGYLGLPDASFELKLTPNRPDCLGLVGLAHDVAALFGSTVRLPASATVPVTSNARRGIRLEAGKDAPRYLGRIIEGVDPAARSPLWLAERLRRAGLRPISAVVDVTNYVMLELGQPLHAFDNDTLEGDIIVRHAHAGETLKLLDGNEAKLDESFVLIADEKKALAVAGVMGGHDSRVSDATRNVFLESAHFAPAAIMGRARKLGLHTDASHRFERGVDPELPRRALERASELLLAIAGGQAGPVLAAENPADLPMPAPVALRRVRLQRVLGVDVAEAEVARIFTALGMQVATTADGWRVTAPSSRFDIEREEDLIEEVARIFGYDNIPTATPAGALTLAIEPEARINELALREQLAARGYHEAINLSFVAAELLAGWGFTEHLVPLANPLSADLAVMRPSLLPGLVEALRHNRARQQERVRLFEVARVFAEGNPPVETPSLAIVACGAARAEQWGEPSRVPDFFDLKGDLDALIAWGGEPWRWSVHADDLPGWLHPGRGARVARDGLTVGYLGALHPQLAKALDLGPDVHVLELALEPLLTRRLPRAQAVPRFPAVRRDIAVDLPEAVRWSQIEQVVRGTLGERLRELRLFDRYRGKGVEAGRKSLAMGLILQDASRTLTDDDADRCVRDAIAALEQSCKAKLRG, translated from the coding sequence ATGAAATTTTCCGAGAACTGGCTGCGCGAGCTGGTCGAGATCCAGGCCGACCGCGCCGAGCTGGCCCATGCGTTGACCATGGCCGGGCTGGAAGTGGAAGAACTCACCCCGCTGGGTGACGGCCTGGCTGGCGTGGTGGTGGCCAGGATCGTCGCCGCCGAGAAGCATCCCGAAGCCGACCGCCTGCAGGTATGCAAGGTTGACGCGGGGCAGGGCGAGCCGCTGCAGATCGTCTGCGGCGCGCCGAATGCGCGAGTCGGCATCAACGTGCCGCTGGCCACCATCGGCGCCACCTTGCCTGGCGGCATCCGCATCAAGGCGGCCAGGCTGCGCGGCGTGGAGTCGTTCGGCATGCTGTGCTCGGCGAAGGAGCTGGGCATCGACACCGACGCCTCCGGCTTGCTGGAGTTGCCGACGGATGCGCCAGTCGGCCAGCCGCTGGCCGGCTACCTCGGCCTGCCCGACGCCAGCTTCGAATTGAAGCTGACGCCGAACCGCCCCGATTGCCTGGGCCTGGTCGGCCTGGCCCACGACGTGGCCGCGCTGTTCGGCAGCACGGTGAGGCTGCCGGCATCGGCGACGGTGCCCGTGACCAGCAACGCGCGTCGCGGCATCCGCCTGGAGGCAGGCAAGGACGCGCCGCGCTACCTCGGTCGCATCATCGAAGGCGTGGACCCGGCGGCGCGCTCGCCGCTGTGGCTGGCCGAGCGCCTGCGTCGCGCCGGCCTGCGCCCGATCAGCGCGGTGGTCGACGTCACCAACTACGTGATGCTGGAGCTGGGCCAGCCGCTGCACGCGTTCGACAACGACACGCTGGAAGGCGACATCATCGTGCGCCACGCGCACGCTGGCGAAACGCTGAAGCTGCTCGACGGCAACGAGGCGAAGCTGGACGAGAGCTTCGTGCTGATCGCCGACGAGAAGAAGGCGCTGGCCGTGGCTGGCGTGATGGGCGGCCACGACTCGCGCGTCAGCGACGCCACGCGCAACGTTTTCCTGGAATCCGCGCACTTCGCGCCGGCCGCGATCATGGGCCGCGCACGCAAGCTGGGCCTGCACACCGATGCCTCGCACCGCTTCGAGCGCGGCGTCGACCCCGAGCTGCCGCGCCGCGCCCTGGAGCGCGCCAGTGAGCTGCTGCTGGCGATCGCCGGCGGCCAAGCCGGCCCGGTGCTGGCGGCAGAGAACCCGGCCGATCTGCCGATGCCGGCTCCGGTCGCCTTGCGCCGCGTGCGCCTGCAGCGCGTGCTCGGCGTGGACGTGGCCGAGGCCGAGGTGGCGCGCATCTTCACCGCGCTGGGCATGCAGGTGGCAACGACCGCCGACGGCTGGCGGGTTACCGCGCCGAGCAGCCGTTTCGACATCGAGCGCGAGGAGGACCTGATCGAGGAGGTCGCGCGCATCTTCGGCTACGACAACATCCCCACCGCGACGCCGGCCGGCGCGCTGACCCTGGCGATCGAGCCGGAGGCGCGCATCAACGAACTGGCGTTGCGCGAACAACTGGCCGCACGCGGCTATCACGAGGCGATCAACCTGTCGTTCGTGGCAGCGGAGTTGCTGGCGGGCTGGGGTTTCACCGAGCACCTGGTGCCGCTGGCCAATCCGTTGTCGGCCGACCTGGCGGTGATGCGACCCTCGCTGTTGCCGGGGCTGGTCGAGGCGCTGCGCCACAATCGCGCGCGCCAGCAAGAGCGGGTGCGGCTGTTCGAGGTTGCGCGGGTATTTGCTGAGGGCAACCCGCCGGTGGAAACCCCGAGCCTGGCCATCGTGGCCTGTGGCGCTGCCCGTGCCGAGCAGTGGGGCGAGCCGTCGCGGGTGCCGGATTTCTTCGATCTCAAGGGCGACCTGGACGCACTGATCGCCTGGGGCGGCGAGCCCTGGCGCTGGTCGGTGCATGCCGATGACCTGCCGGGCTGGCTGCACCCGGGGCGCGGCGCCCGGGTGGCGCGGGATGGCCTCACCGTGGGCTACCTGGGCGCATTGCACCCGCAATTGGCCAAGGCGCTCGATCTGGGCCCGGACGTGCACGTGCTGGAGCTGGCGCTGGAGCCGCTGCTGACCCGTCGCCTGCCCCGGGCGCAGGCGGTACCCCGGTTCCCGGCCGTGCGCCGCGACATCGCGGTGGACCTGCCCGAAGCGGTCCGTTGGTCACAAATCGAGCAGGTGGTTCGCGGCACGCTGGGCGAACGGCTGAGGGAATTGCGCCTGTTTGACCGTTACCGCGGCAAGGGAGTCGAAGCAGGCCGAAAAAGTCTCGCTATGGGCTTGATTTTGCAGGACGCTTCACGCACGCTTACCGACGACGACGCGGACCGTTGCGTACGTGATGCGATAGCTGCGTTGGAGCAATCATGCAAGGCAAAGCTGCGAGGGTGA
- the ihfA gene encoding integration host factor subunit alpha codes for MALTKAEMAERLFLDVGLNKREAKEFVDAYFEVVRGALENGEQVKLSGFGNFDLRLKNQRPGRNPKTGEEIPISARRVVTFRPGQKLKVRVEGYAGPRE; via the coding sequence ATGGCGCTGACCAAGGCGGAAATGGCCGAGCGGCTTTTCCTCGACGTGGGCCTCAACAAGCGTGAGGCGAAGGAGTTCGTGGACGCCTACTTCGAGGTGGTTCGCGGAGCCCTGGAAAACGGCGAACAGGTGAAGCTGTCCGGCTTCGGCAATTTCGACCTGCGACTGAAGAACCAGCGGCCCGGACGCAATCCGAAGACCGGCGAGGAGATTCCGATCTCCGCCCGGCGCGTGGTGACGTTTCGGCCTGGACAGAAACTCAAGGTAAGAGTCGAGGGCTATGCTGGACCAAGGGAATAA
- a CDS encoding MerR family transcriptional regulator: MLDQGNNTELPAIPAKRYFTIGEVSELCGVKPHVLRYWEQEFPALNPVKRRGNRRYYQRHDVLMIRQIRSLLYDEGFTITGARARLEGPQARMEASISHQIVRQVRMELEEVLTLLRR, encoded by the coding sequence ATGCTGGACCAAGGGAATAACACCGAACTGCCTGCCATCCCGGCCAAGCGCTACTTCACCATTGGTGAGGTCAGCGAGTTGTGCGGTGTGAAGCCTCACGTACTGCGCTACTGGGAGCAGGAGTTCCCTGCGCTCAATCCGGTCAAGCGCCGAGGCAACCGCCGCTACTACCAGCGCCACGACGTGCTGATGATCCGCCAGATCCGCTCGCTGCTGTACGACGAGGGCTTCACCATCACCGGCGCGCGTGCGCGTCTGGAAGGTCCGCAGGCGCGGATGGAAGCGAGCATCTCGCACCAGATCGTGCGCCAGGTGCGGATGGAACTGGAAGAAGTGCTGACCCTGCTGCGTCGCTGA
- the serA gene encoding phosphoglycerate dehydrogenase, with protein MQTSYPRQDIKVLLLEGVSASAVDNFRRAGYSQVELHAKSLPEDELKARIADAHIVGIRSRTQLTADVLAQAKRLIAVGCFCIGTNQVDLAAARRLGVPVFNAPYSNTRSVAELVIAEAIMLLRGIPQKNAQCHRGGWAKSASGSYETRDKVLGIVGYGHIGTQVGVLAESLGMRVIFHDIETKLALGNARAVSSLDELLERADVVTLHVPETPATRLMIRREQLAKMRAGAMLINASRGSVVDIDALAAVLRAGHLAGAAVDVFPLEPKGNDDPFVSPLIGLDNVILTPHIGGSTLEAQDNIGIEVASKLVRYSDNGSTLSAVNFPEVALPEHPHSRRLLHIHRNVPGTLSRINELFSAGNINIDAQFLQTDSEVGYVVIDVSADEAQASELKAKLAAIPGTLRSRVLY; from the coding sequence ATGCAGACCTCCTACCCCCGCCAGGACATCAAGGTATTGCTGCTGGAGGGCGTCAGTGCCAGTGCGGTCGACAACTTTCGCCGCGCCGGCTACAGCCAGGTCGAGCTGCATGCAAAGTCGCTGCCGGAAGACGAACTGAAGGCGCGCATCGCCGACGCGCACATCGTCGGTATCCGCTCGCGCACCCAGCTCACCGCCGACGTGCTGGCCCAGGCCAAGCGGCTGATCGCGGTGGGCTGCTTCTGCATCGGCACCAACCAGGTGGACCTGGCCGCGGCACGCAGGCTCGGCGTGCCGGTGTTCAACGCGCCTTATTCCAACACCCGCAGCGTGGCCGAGCTGGTGATCGCCGAGGCGATCATGCTGCTGCGCGGCATCCCGCAGAAGAACGCGCAGTGCCATCGCGGCGGCTGGGCCAAGTCGGCCAGCGGCAGCTACGAGACGCGCGACAAGGTGCTCGGCATCGTCGGCTACGGCCACATCGGCACCCAGGTCGGCGTGTTGGCCGAAAGCCTGGGCATGCGGGTGATCTTCCACGACATCGAGACCAAGCTGGCGCTCGGCAATGCGCGCGCCGTGTCCAGTCTGGACGAATTGCTGGAACGCGCCGACGTGGTCACCCTGCACGTGCCGGAGACCCCCGCCACCCGGCTGATGATCCGCCGCGAACAACTGGCGAAGATGCGCGCCGGCGCGATGCTGATCAACGCTTCGCGCGGCAGCGTGGTGGACATCGACGCGCTGGCCGCGGTGCTGCGCGCCGGTCACCTGGCCGGCGCCGCGGTCGACGTGTTTCCGCTCGAACCGAAAGGCAACGACGATCCCTTCGTCTCGCCGCTGATCGGCCTGGACAACGTGATCCTGACCCCGCACATCGGCGGCAGCACGCTGGAAGCGCAGGACAACATCGGCATCGAGGTAGCCAGCAAGCTGGTCCGCTACAGCGACAACGGCTCCACCCTGTCGGCGGTGAACTTTCCCGAAGTGGCCCTGCCCGAACACCCGCACAGCCGCCGCCTGCTGCACATCCACCGCAACGTGCCGGGCACGCTGTCGCGCATCAACGAACTGTTCTCGGCCGGCAACATCAACATCGACGCGCAGTTCCTGCAGACCGACAGCGAGGTGGGCTACGTGGTGATCGACGTCAGCGCCGACGAGGCCCAGGCCAGCGAGCTGAAGGCGAAGCTGGCGGCGATCCCGGGCACGCTGCGCAGCCGCGTGTTGTATTGA
- a CDS encoding FAD-binding oxidoreductase: MSDPRLAELSRRLPALRLLATAAELEHYGRDWTRRWTPAPLAIALPAGAEEVQAIVRWANELRVAIVPSGGRTGLSGGAVAANGELVLSLQRMNRLLDFNAVDRTLTVQPGMVLQHVHDAAREHGLLYPVDFAARGSCSIGGNIATNAGGIRVIRYGNTREWIAGLKVVAGNGELLDLNRGLIKNSSGYDFRQLLIGSEGTLGIVVEATLKLTNPPPPSQVMLLALPDMDALMQVFALFRARLVLQAFEFFTDHALRHVLAHGAQRAIDGDYPYYVVCEFDAADERQQEAALSAFERALEQGWVSDGVIAQSEAQAAALWRLREGITESLAPRRPYKNDVSVRVSAVPAFLHEMQALLAREYPQAEVVWFGHIGDGNLHINVLRPDGLAEDAFIAQCEHVTTLLAATLQRHGGSISAEHGIGLVKRAYLESTRSAAEIALMRGVRQVFDPNGILNPGKLFAAD; this comes from the coding sequence ATGTCCGACCCACGCCTCGCCGAACTGTCCCGCCGCTTGCCGGCACTGCGCCTGCTCGCGACGGCCGCCGAACTGGAGCATTACGGTCGCGACTGGACCCGTCGCTGGACACCGGCGCCACTGGCGATCGCGCTGCCGGCCGGCGCAGAGGAGGTGCAGGCGATCGTGCGCTGGGCGAACGAGCTGCGCGTGGCGATCGTGCCGTCAGGCGGGCGCACCGGCCTGTCCGGCGGCGCGGTGGCGGCCAACGGCGAGCTGGTGCTGAGCCTGCAGCGGATGAACCGGCTGCTGGATTTCAACGCGGTCGACCGCACGCTCACCGTGCAGCCCGGAATGGTCCTGCAGCATGTGCACGACGCCGCGCGCGAGCACGGCCTGCTCTACCCGGTGGATTTCGCCGCGCGCGGCTCGTGCTCGATCGGCGGCAACATCGCCACCAACGCCGGCGGCATCCGGGTGATCCGCTACGGCAACACACGCGAATGGATTGCCGGGCTGAAGGTGGTGGCCGGCAACGGCGAACTGCTGGACTTGAACCGCGGCCTGATCAAGAACTCCAGCGGCTACGACTTCCGCCAGTTGCTGATCGGTTCGGAGGGGACGCTGGGCATCGTGGTCGAAGCCACGCTGAAGCTGACCAATCCGCCGCCGCCGTCGCAGGTGATGCTGCTGGCGCTGCCGGACATGGATGCGCTGATGCAGGTGTTCGCGCTGTTCCGCGCACGGCTGGTGCTGCAGGCGTTCGAGTTCTTCACCGACCATGCTTTGCGGCACGTGCTGGCGCACGGCGCGCAGCGCGCCATCGACGGCGACTACCCGTACTACGTGGTGTGCGAGTTCGATGCGGCCGACGAACGGCAGCAGGAGGCTGCGTTGAGCGCATTCGAGCGTGCGCTGGAACAGGGCTGGGTCAGCGACGGCGTGATCGCACAGAGCGAGGCGCAGGCCGCCGCACTGTGGCGGCTGCGCGAAGGCATCACCGAGAGCCTGGCGCCGCGGCGGCCGTACAAGAACGATGTCTCGGTGCGGGTCAGTGCGGTGCCGGCGTTCCTGCACGAGATGCAGGCGTTGCTGGCGCGCGAGTATCCGCAGGCCGAGGTGGTCTGGTTCGGCCATATCGGCGACGGCAACCTGCACATCAACGTGCTGCGTCCGGACGGCCTGGCGGAGGATGCGTTCATCGCGCAGTGCGAGCACGTCACCACGCTGCTGGCGGCAACGCTGCAGCGCCATGGCGGCAGCATCTCGGCCGAACACGGCATCGGCCTGGTCAAGCGGGCCTATCTGGAAAGCACCCGCAGCGCGGCGGAAATCGCGCTGATGCGCGGCGTGCGCCAGGTGTTCGATCCCAACGGCATCCTCAATCCCGGCAAGCTGTTCGCAGCGGATTGA